Proteins encoded within one genomic window of Hermetia illucens chromosome 2, iHerIll2.2.curated.20191125, whole genome shotgun sequence:
- the LOC119648420 gene encoding kallikrein-13-like, with protein sequence MNLLKLILYPSSLRPQKHQTTHHFKCRVVNGIVKFEMVLNLIFWLNFVFTLSLAQLTTNLTNVQIHLSFRGQFPSVVSIEEIVKRNNRCSGILITKKHVLTVAHCVPPDETENYIVIAGTNGITTWDNNCQTRTIVKAIIHSGHNPIENLLGEDDIAIQVLNHEIFETGFIRITPYERVHLEPGGRLTIVGWGPEKTAEPNVVAQMSFVNVSILNPHHCGLDFLPSRLICLGDRDGTTSAMGLVG encoded by the exons ATGAATTTGCTTAAATTGATTTTATATCCCAGCAGCCTCCGTCCTcaaaaacatcaaaccacacaTCATTTCAAATGTCGTGTCGTCAATGGTATTGTCAAATTTGAAATGGTTCTAAATCTTATATTTTGGCTGAATTTCGTTTTCACGTTATCGTTGGCTCAGCTCACGACAAATCTCACTAACGTTCAGATTCACCTGTCATTCCGCGGGCAATTTCCTAGTGTGGTTAGTATTGAAGAAATTGTTAAGCGTAATAACCGATGTAGTGGGATCCTAATAACCAAGAAGCATGTCCTGACCGTTGCACATTGCGTGCCTCCAGATGAAACGGAAAACTACATAGTCATCGCTGGAACAAACGGCATCACTACATGGGACAATAATTGCCAAACTAGGACCATAGTCAAGGCCATAATCCATTCCGGCCACAATCCAATCGAGAATCTTCTAGGAGAAGACGATATTGCAATACAAGTtttgaatcatgaaattttcgaaactggtttcatTCGAATAACTCCCTATGAGCGGGTTCATCTTGAACCAGGTGGTAGGTTGACAATAGTAGGATGGGGGCCAGAGAAAACTGCAGAGCCTAATGTAGTCGCTCAAATGAGCTTTGTTAATGTGTCAATACTCAATCCACATCATTGTGGGTTGGATTTTCTACCTAGCAGGCTGATTTGCCTTGGTGATAGAGACGGGACGACTTCAGCCATGGGCTTAG TTGGATAA